One window of the Triticum dicoccoides isolate Atlit2015 ecotype Zavitan chromosome 3B, WEW_v2.0, whole genome shotgun sequence genome contains the following:
- the LOC119277414 gene encoding prostatic spermine-binding protein-like: MKPAVEGDERAAEIARIKAAAAAAKKAAEEVVDVDDEGEDDEGDEEEEAVDGDDDDDDDEVDDDGEEDEDEGVEGEDKGSAAQQVVDISDEDDDGGDEEEGGDDDDDDDDDDDDEEDDDEVDEEEEPEEELGTEYLVQPLGRAEDEEHSSDFEPEENGDGAEDEEIEDDDAEDGEDPVKAQSSSKRKRSGGEDEDDDDGDDDGDDDEKPPSKR, from the exons ATGAAGCCGGCGGTTGAAGGTGACGAGCGTGCGGCGGAGATCGCCCGCATCAAGGCTGCCGCGGCCGCCGCCAAAAAGGCGGCGGAAGAGGTGGTGGATGTGGACGATGAGGGTGAGGACGACGagggagatgaggaggaggaggcggttgacggcgacgacgacgacgacgacgacgaagtcgACGACGATGGGGAAGAGGACGAGGACGAGGGGGTGGAGGGTGAGGATAAGGGGTCGGCGGCGCAGCAGGTGGTCGACATCTCCGACGAGGACGACGACGGCGGTGATGAAGAGGAGGGCGGtgacgatgatgacgacgacgacgacgacgacgatgacgaggaggatgaCGACGAAGTCGACGAGGAGGAAGAGCCCGAG GAGGAGCTAGGAACTGAATATCTGGTGCAGCCGCTTGGCCGTGCTGAAGACGAAGAGCATTCCAGTGACTTCGAGCCAGAAGAAAATGGTGATGGTGCTGAGGACGAGGAGATTGAGGATGACGATGCTGAGGATGGTGAGGATCCTGTCAAGGCGCAATCCTCATCAAAGAGGAAGAGGTCTGGTggggaggatgaagatgatgacgacggtgatgatgatggtgatgatgatgagaagCCTCCATCAAAGCGATAG